A DNA window from Verrucomicrobiaceae bacterium contains the following coding sequences:
- a CDS encoding sigma-70 family RNA polymerase sigma factor gives MDFAPTHPSTPPLTHQQFMRLFLESERELLRYVMALVPNVSDARDVVQETAVALWQAREKYDPAKPFIPWACRFALNEARMHLRTESRRRRLIDEDVAVLLDERRVEVASTLDVRREHLRDCLSRLPEEQRRLVRGYYFDEESIEALAGRLGRGVEAIYKSLQRIRQALHQCIERKLQQEC, from the coding sequence ATGGACTTCGCACCCACCCATCCCTCCACCCCGCCGCTGACGCATCAGCAGTTCATGCGGCTGTTCTTGGAGTCAGAGCGGGAGTTGTTGCGCTATGTGATGGCACTGGTGCCGAATGTCAGTGATGCGCGGGATGTAGTGCAGGAGACGGCGGTGGCGCTGTGGCAGGCCAGGGAGAAGTATGATCCTGCTAAGCCTTTCATTCCTTGGGCTTGTCGCTTTGCGCTGAATGAGGCGCGGATGCATCTGCGGACGGAATCACGGCGCCGACGGCTCATTGATGAGGATGTGGCGGTGCTGTTGGACGAGCGGCGTGTGGAGGTGGCTTCGACGTTGGATGTGCGGCGTGAGCATTTGCGGGATTGCCTGAGCCGATTGCCGGAGGAGCAGCGCCGGCTGGTGCGTGGCTACTATTTTGATGAGGAGAGCATTGAGGCTCTCGCGGGGCGACTCGGTCGGGGTGTGGAGGCGATTTACAAATCGCTGCAACGCATCCGGCAGGCCCTGCACCAGTGCATTGAGCGAAAACTTCAACAGGAGTGTTAA
- a CDS encoding autotransporter-associated beta strand repeat-containing protein, which translates to MKKYLLQSCRAITAAAVVYVSPSASADVTKADNTTALNLGGSYTGGVAPTGTDLLLIDSTLTAARTAALGGNVSVLGIAATSANALTINNTAGATLTIGASGITKSGAGGLTFNHATSLGGNITMSTGTSALSFNGGLTLTANQTWAIANSRINFSGPLTTGGNTLNISGTSGSSGIVSFYTTNTLGTEITFGTMDRIYVQGGTVTFNGTNNTNSRFQMFGGTANVASMGNLTGASSIGKDSAYVQSGATLNYTGNTFSSNKGFSRDNNGNSTINVTTSGQTLSMSGNLTTGTATATGGWVFGGAGNLTLTGVINNANNTTVTKNGAGTLTLGGLNTYAGTTTVTAGSLQVGIAGTGTTGTGAVTVQTGGTIFGTGIVKGSTFTAQSGSTVQAGDGTAQANYGTLNFTPASGSGTFDFQSGSSTILGLNPGGTGDLLSFNGLSAGTLNFNGGLAVTAPGYTPTGVEVFNLLDWTNISSTTTFASRFIAGSYGGYLLGNGDDNLGFDLPDISSSGYAWDISQFTTNGTISTVFVAPEPSRALLLMLGFAGFVTRRRRQ; encoded by the coding sequence ATGAAAAAATATCTTTTGCAGAGCTGCCGAGCGATCACCGCTGCAGCAGTCGTCTATGTGAGCCCCAGTGCCTCCGCTGACGTCACCAAAGCTGATAACACCACCGCTCTGAATCTCGGCGGTAGCTACACGGGGGGCGTTGCACCAACCGGAACTGATCTGCTGCTCATTGATAGCACTTTGACTGCGGCGAGGACGGCGGCTCTGGGCGGCAACGTGTCGGTCTTGGGCATCGCCGCCACCTCTGCGAATGCACTGACGATCAACAACACCGCCGGTGCCACCCTCACCATCGGGGCCAGTGGTATCACCAAGTCTGGAGCCGGCGGATTGACCTTTAACCACGCGACTAGCCTGGGCGGAAATATAACGATGAGCACCGGCACCTCGGCGCTGTCGTTCAATGGAGGCCTCACACTGACTGCGAATCAGACGTGGGCGATAGCGAATAGCCGCATCAATTTTAGTGGCCCCCTAACTACCGGGGGAAATACCCTGAACATCTCTGGCACGAGCGGCAGTTCTGGCATCGTGAGTTTTTACACCACCAACACCCTTGGCACAGAAATCACCTTTGGGACGATGGATCGGATATACGTCCAAGGCGGCACGGTCACGTTCAACGGCACGAACAATACCAATTCGAGGTTCCAAATGTTTGGCGGCACAGCGAATGTCGCTTCCATGGGCAATCTGACCGGAGCCAGCAGCATTGGCAAAGATAGTGCCTATGTTCAGTCAGGTGCCACGCTCAACTACACGGGAAACACCTTCTCCAGCAACAAGGGCTTCAGTCGTGATAACAATGGCAACTCAACAATCAACGTCACCACATCTGGCCAAACCCTCAGCATGAGTGGCAATCTCACCACCGGCACGGCCACTGCTACGGGCGGTTGGGTTTTTGGAGGGGCTGGCAATTTGACACTGACGGGCGTCATCAATAACGCCAACAACACCACAGTCACAAAAAATGGCGCAGGCACACTCACCCTGGGTGGCCTCAATACCTACGCTGGCACCACCACAGTGACCGCAGGCAGTCTGCAAGTCGGCATCGCAGGAACCGGCACCACCGGCACAGGCGCTGTCACGGTGCAGACAGGCGGCACCATCTTCGGCACGGGGATCGTGAAGGGTTCCACCTTCACTGCACAGAGTGGCTCCACCGTTCAGGCTGGCGATGGCACCGCACAAGCCAACTACGGCACACTGAACTTCACGCCTGCATCGGGCAGTGGCACCTTCGACTTCCAGAGCGGTAGCAGCACCATCTTGGGCCTCAACCCAGGTGGGACGGGTGATTTGCTCTCCTTCAATGGCTTGTCGGCTGGCACCTTGAACTTCAATGGAGGCCTCGCCGTGACAGCCCCAGGTTACACACCCACCGGCGTGGAAGTCTTTAATCTCCTTGATTGGACAAACATCTCCTCCACCACCACCTTCGCCAGCCGTTTCATTGCGGGTTCGTATGGCGGCTACCTCCTCGGCAATGGTGATGACAATCTGGGCTTCGATCTCCCTGATATCTCCAGCTCCGGCTACGCCTGGGACATCAGCCAGTTCACCACCAACGGCACCATCAGCACCGTCTTCGTCGCGCCCGAGCCCAGCCGCGCTCTGCTGCTCATGCTCGGCTTCGCAGGCTTTGTGACGCGTCGCAGGCGTCAGTAG
- a CDS encoding autotransporter-associated beta strand repeat-containing protein yields MLAAWAALSTSGLAATGTWTGPGTTWDTSATNWSGVSGTPWDSTNGATNNAITGSDLTVSGTVFTNGITFSATKAISGGTITLAGSNPFIDVTTSGQTGTISSVLAGTSGFTKTGAGNLTLTGSNTFTGALTANAGTVSFSSLNSAVSLVLAGGNFTANGNTTVASLAANSAGGITVNTSYLTVGSLTGSSALTVTQGTGTQYTSGLKLTGTSNSGFSGTITAGASLYLANEDLLGTNANALTLGSALYNNSGVTTLTVANHRITLTSGGHSLNGNMNLTGGLTGTGGIRVRSASAGAIVIGGTTNDYAGNTEVYTDSGNNSTLRLGAGNVLPSGTGKGNLQLTTWSTGYAILDLNGFNQTVNGLNNSNSAGTRAIIDNVTAGGNVTLTVGAANATGNTFAGVIKNTTGTVNLTKIGTGTQTLTGANTHTGGTTVNQGTLTVGTGGTLGATTGALTVSNTNSTAAGTASVLNLATAVDTTVGSLSGTIATPTSGTNTATINTQTGRNFTVNQTAAGTYAGVIAGAGSVTLGSLSTNTLTLTGTNTYTGTTTVTAGSLQVGSSGTGTTGTGAVTVQTGGTIFGTGTVKGSTFTAQSGSTVQAGDGTAQANYGTLNFTPASGSGTFDFQSGSSTILGLNPGGTGDLLNFNGLSAGTLNFNGGLTVTAPGYTPIGVDVFNLLDWTNISTTTFASRFSAGSYSGYLLGNGDDNLGFNLPDISSSGYAWDISQFTTNGTISTVFVAPEPSRALLLMLGLMGLIARRRRR; encoded by the coding sequence TTGCTGGCAGCATGGGCCGCTCTGAGCACGTCTGGCTTAGCTGCGACTGGCACTTGGACTGGCCCCGGCACCACGTGGGACACTAGCGCCACCAACTGGTCCGGCGTCTCCGGCACCCCTTGGGACAGCACCAACGGCGCGACCAACAACGCCATCACCGGCAGTGACCTTACCGTCAGCGGCACGGTTTTCACCAACGGCATCACCTTCAGCGCCACCAAAGCCATCAGCGGTGGCACGATCACGCTGGCGGGCAGCAATCCGTTCATCGACGTGACCACCTCCGGCCAGACTGGAACCATCTCCTCGGTTCTCGCTGGCACTTCCGGTTTCACCAAGACCGGCGCAGGCAATTTAACTCTCACCGGCAGCAACACCTTCACCGGAGCACTCACTGCAAACGCTGGAACCGTATCCTTCTCCTCCCTCAACTCAGCGGTCAGTTTGGTCCTCGCTGGCGGCAATTTTACGGCCAACGGCAACACCACGGTGGCTTCGCTGGCAGCGAATTCCGCAGGCGGGATTACGGTGAATACCAGCTATCTTACCGTGGGCTCTCTGACCGGCTCCAGTGCGTTGACGGTAACGCAGGGCACGGGGACACAATATACAAGCGGTCTCAAATTGACCGGCACCTCGAACAGCGGCTTCAGTGGAACCATCACCGCTGGGGCCTCGCTCTACCTCGCCAACGAGGACCTGCTTGGCACCAACGCTAATGCGCTGACTCTAGGTAGCGCTCTATATAATAATAGCGGAGTAACCACGCTCACGGTGGCGAACCATCGCATCACTCTGACGAGCGGGGGGCATAGCTTGAATGGTAACATGAATCTTACAGGCGGCCTCACCGGCACCGGTGGGATCAGGGTGCGAAGCGCTTCTGCCGGTGCAATCGTGATTGGGGGCACGACCAACGATTACGCTGGCAACACCGAGGTTTACACCGACAGCGGCAACAACTCGACCCTGCGATTGGGTGCGGGCAATGTCTTGCCCTCCGGCACCGGCAAAGGAAATCTGCAGTTGACCACGTGGAGCACCGGCTATGCGATCCTAGACCTGAATGGTTTCAACCAAACCGTCAATGGCCTAAACAACAGCAATTCCGCTGGAACTAGAGCAATCATCGACAACGTGACGGCGGGCGGCAACGTCACGCTGACGGTCGGCGCCGCGAACGCCACCGGGAACACCTTCGCTGGCGTCATCAAGAACACGACCGGGACAGTGAACCTCACCAAGATCGGCACCGGCACCCAGACTCTCACTGGCGCAAATACCCACACCGGTGGAACAACCGTGAATCAAGGCACTCTGACCGTCGGCACGGGCGGCACCCTCGGTGCGACCACCGGGGCACTCACGGTCAGCAACACCAACAGCACCGCCGCCGGGACGGCCTCCGTCCTCAATCTCGCCACCGCCGTGGACACCACAGTCGGCAGCCTGAGTGGAACGATTGCCACGCCGACCAGTGGCACCAACACCGCCACTATCAATACACAGACAGGCCGCAACTTCACCGTCAATCAAACCGCCGCTGGCACCTACGCCGGTGTCATCGCTGGAGCAGGCAGCGTGACCCTCGGAAGCCTGAGCACCAATACGCTCACTCTCACAGGCACTAACACCTACACCGGCACCACCACCGTCACCGCAGGCAGTCTGCAAGTGGGCAGCAGTGGCACCGGCACCACCGGCACAGGAGCTGTCACGGTGCAGACAGGCGGCACCATCTTCGGCACGGGGACCGTGAAAGGTTCCACCTTCACTGCACAGAGTGGCTCCACCGTTCAGGCTGGCGATGGCACCGCACAAGCCAACTACGGCACACTGAACTTCACGCCTGCATCGGGCAGTGGCACCTTCGACTTCCAGAGCGGCAGCAGCACCATCTTGGGACTCAATCCAGGGGGGACAGGTGATTTGCTGAACTTCAACGGCTTGTCGGCTGGCACCTTGAACTTCAATGGAGGCCTCACCGTAACGGCCCCAGGCTACACACCCATCGGTGTGGATGTCTTTAACCTCCTAGATTGGACCAACATCTCCACCACCACCTTCGCCAGCCGTTTCAGTGCAGGCTCTTACAGCGGCTATCTCCTCGGCAATGGTGATGACAATCTAGGCTTCAATCTCCCCGACATCTCCAGCTCCGGCTACGCCTGGGACATCAGCCAGTTCACCACCAACGGCACCATCAGCACCGTCTTCGTCGCACCCGAGCCCAGCCGCGCTCTGCTGCTCATGCTCGGCCTCATGGGTCTCATTGCTCGCCGTCGGCGTCGCTGA
- a CDS encoding response regulator transcription factor yields MTSAKPIRILLVDDHAVLRESLASMLALDAAFEIIGQAGNASEAIQLHAALKADITLLDVRLPGKDGFYVLEQLLQTNPQARVILFASSSLANEVRRARDLGAHGFLPKQVTLEQLSQSILQVHEGKKCWEHSNTVPQPLMEALSARELETLDGLRRGLTNVQIAKALGISEHTVKHHVKAVCGKLDTSDRTEAVARAFELGLL; encoded by the coding sequence ATGACCTCTGCCAAACCCATCCGCATCCTGCTTGTCGATGATCACGCGGTGCTGCGAGAGTCGCTCGCCTCCATGCTGGCACTGGATGCAGCCTTTGAGATCATCGGCCAGGCCGGTAATGCCAGTGAGGCGATCCAACTCCATGCCGCGCTGAAGGCCGACATCACGCTGCTGGACGTGCGTCTGCCGGGAAAGGATGGTTTTTATGTGCTCGAACAACTGCTCCAGACGAATCCGCAGGCCCGCGTGATCTTGTTTGCCTCCAGTTCGCTCGCCAATGAGGTGCGCCGTGCTCGCGATCTGGGTGCTCACGGCTTTTTGCCAAAGCAGGTCACACTGGAACAACTCAGCCAAAGCATCCTCCAAGTGCATGAGGGCAAGAAGTGCTGGGAACACTCGAATACCGTGCCCCAGCCGCTCATGGAGGCCCTCAGTGCACGCGAACTGGAAACGCTCGATGGTTTGCGGCGTGGACTCACCAATGTGCAAATCGCCAAAGCTCTCGGCATCAGCGAGCACACGGTGAAGCATCACGTCAAAGCCGTGTGCGGCAAGCTGGATACCTCCGACCGCACCGAGGCGGTGGCACGGGCGTTTGAATTGGGGCTGCTGTAG
- a CDS encoding sensor histidine kinase, whose protein sequence is MDTHSAARRYGIFCVLFIALATVTVAAEPITRIADVRALSREVAAEGLPVRVRGVVEWLRGGKGPDFTLADESAGIYALPSAESKAEAEAWKLHANLEIEVEGVTSAGGYAPVIVAQRVSVLGPGKAWPLRKVSIAHLSGGHEDGQRIELEKVVVQSVIEDGEDEMRALRVCSGSGDYTLLWMKKEPWNEPEKVIDAEVVARGTVLTLYNSRLEQTGVRIAVSAMDDFTLMKSPPDPFSVPRVEIGALRLFRPEGVSRHRRSVEGSVTWVSATELVIESEERGVSVRATTAKGIRVGDRVLVSGFIEARQPIAFFTNAAVKKIADGEAPPAVTPSVEEILRASHDNSGRSWGLPPKDFNYRLVRIKGTLMAHLAAGTEAFSIQAESGEQVAVRFASGAGGFSQAPLAGSVVEVTGVATVLHGPGDPLPEFRRPVGVELLLREAGDLQVLSAPSWWTLRRLQLALAGVAALLSLVMAWVLLLRRTVKRQALRIENALRTHRDAELEHEAAKRERIRLAGDLHDGVHQLLNAASYRLESVARLSESDPVAALPHVAAAKKILDRSQHEMRSIMWGIHELAKGEPDFSELLTHALAGMDHWPADVVKVSREGSPQAVPARAAGSLLLLTQEAVQNALNHGQATEIQVQVKFADEALHLTIEDNGHGFDSATVQPTAQGGLGLGSMKRRVDELGGTLQLTSAPRQGTRLHIELPWDALASLFPKTPSPNTAP, encoded by the coding sequence ATGGACACTCATTCAGCTGCTCGACGTTACGGAATCTTCTGCGTGCTCTTTATCGCTCTGGCGACTGTCACGGTGGCGGCGGAGCCGATCACGCGGATTGCGGATGTTCGTGCGTTGTCGCGTGAGGTGGCTGCAGAGGGCTTGCCGGTGCGGGTGCGCGGTGTGGTAGAATGGTTGCGCGGGGGCAAGGGGCCTGATTTCACTTTGGCGGATGAATCGGCGGGCATTTATGCGCTACCGAGTGCCGAATCAAAGGCGGAGGCGGAGGCGTGGAAGTTGCATGCGAATTTGGAGATCGAGGTGGAGGGGGTGACGAGCGCGGGGGGCTATGCGCCGGTGATTGTAGCGCAGCGAGTTTCGGTGCTCGGTCCGGGAAAGGCGTGGCCGCTGAGGAAGGTGAGCATCGCGCATCTGAGTGGTGGGCACGAGGATGGGCAGCGGATCGAGTTGGAGAAGGTGGTGGTGCAGTCGGTGATCGAGGATGGGGAGGACGAGATGCGTGCTTTGCGTGTGTGCAGTGGCTCGGGGGACTACACGCTTTTGTGGATGAAAAAAGAGCCGTGGAATGAACCGGAGAAGGTGATCGATGCGGAGGTGGTGGCGCGAGGGACGGTGCTGACGCTGTATAACTCGCGCCTGGAACAAACAGGGGTGCGTATCGCGGTGAGTGCGATGGATGACTTCACGTTGATGAAGTCGCCGCCTGATCCGTTTTCGGTGCCGCGAGTGGAGATTGGGGCGTTGCGGTTGTTCCGGCCTGAGGGCGTGTCACGGCATCGGCGGTCGGTGGAGGGCTCGGTGACTTGGGTGTCGGCGACGGAGCTGGTGATCGAGTCGGAAGAGCGTGGCGTGAGTGTGCGAGCCACGACAGCAAAGGGCATCCGGGTGGGAGATCGCGTTTTGGTTTCGGGCTTCATCGAGGCGCGGCAGCCGATCGCGTTTTTTACCAATGCGGCGGTGAAGAAGATCGCCGATGGCGAGGCACCGCCTGCCGTGACGCCGAGTGTGGAGGAGATCCTGAGAGCGAGCCATGATAACTCAGGTCGGTCCTGGGGACTGCCACCGAAGGATTTTAATTATCGACTGGTGCGGATCAAAGGCACGCTGATGGCCCATCTCGCGGCTGGGACTGAGGCGTTTTCCATTCAGGCGGAATCCGGCGAACAGGTGGCGGTGAGGTTTGCCTCGGGGGCGGGTGGATTCTCGCAGGCTCCGCTGGCGGGCAGCGTGGTGGAGGTGACGGGTGTGGCCACGGTGCTGCATGGTCCGGGCGATCCGCTGCCGGAGTTTCGGCGTCCGGTGGGCGTGGAGCTGCTGCTGCGTGAGGCGGGTGATTTGCAGGTGCTGAGTGCGCCGTCGTGGTGGACGCTGAGGCGGCTTCAGTTGGCCTTGGCCGGTGTAGCTGCTTTGCTGAGCCTTGTGATGGCTTGGGTGCTGCTTTTGCGCCGGACGGTGAAGCGGCAGGCGCTGCGCATCGAGAATGCGCTGCGCACGCATCGTGACGCAGAGCTGGAGCACGAGGCGGCAAAGCGGGAGCGCATTCGCCTGGCGGGTGATCTTCATGATGGGGTGCATCAGCTTCTCAATGCGGCGTCGTATCGACTGGAGAGTGTGGCCAGACTTTCGGAGAGTGATCCTGTTGCGGCACTGCCGCATGTGGCGGCGGCGAAGAAGATCCTCGACCGCAGTCAGCATGAGATGCGCTCCATCATGTGGGGTATTCATGAGCTGGCGAAAGGCGAGCCGGATTTCTCCGAGCTGCTCACTCATGCGCTCGCGGGCATGGATCACTGGCCTGCGGATGTGGTGAAGGTGAGTCGCGAGGGCTCGCCGCAAGCGGTGCCTGCACGTGCGGCGGGGAGTCTGCTGCTGCTCACGCAGGAGGCGGTGCAAAATGCGCTGAATCACGGGCAGGCGACCGAGATCCAGGTGCAGGTGAAATTTGCCGATGAGGCACTGCATTTGACCATTGAGGACAACGGTCACGGTTTTGATTCGGCGACGGTTCAACCCACCGCGCAGGGTGGACTGGGCTTGGGCAGCATGAAACGCCGCGTGGATGAACTCGGGGGCACGCTGCAACTGACCTCCGCGCCCAGGCAGGGCACGCGGCTGCACATTGAACTGCCTTGGGACGCACTTGCGTCTCTTTTTCCGAAAACCCCTTCTCCAAACACAGCCCCATGA
- a CDS encoding PhzF family phenazine biosynthesis protein, with product MPATLHVIDAFTDKAFGGNPAAVCLLDQPADETWMKFVAREMNLSETAFLEVIDEGFSLRWLTPTVEVKLCGHATLAAAFTLWETGELSRDQAARFHTLSGWLTCRRDGDWIEMDFPAVVCVSSDAPRGLADALGCEPIACGFNGMDYLVEVASEQVLRSLTPNFTALSTLPMRGVIATCRSEAPEFDFISRFFAPAAGVNEDPVTGSAHCALGPYWQPQLGKSDFTAYQASERGGVVKLSVNGDRVLLRGRAIMMSRVELMHGTLPTR from the coding sequence ATGCCCGCCACTCTCCACGTCATTGATGCCTTCACGGACAAAGCGTTTGGCGGCAATCCGGCGGCAGTTTGCCTGCTCGATCAACCTGCGGACGAGACGTGGATGAAGTTCGTTGCGCGGGAAATGAACCTGTCGGAGACAGCTTTCTTGGAGGTGATCGACGAGGGTTTTTCGCTTCGCTGGCTGACGCCCACCGTCGAAGTAAAGCTCTGCGGTCATGCCACGCTGGCGGCTGCATTCACGTTGTGGGAGACGGGAGAGCTGTCGAGGGATCAGGCCGCGCGTTTTCACACGTTGAGCGGCTGGCTCACCTGTCGGCGCGATGGCGACTGGATCGAGATGGATTTCCCAGCAGTGGTCTGTGTGTCCAGCGATGCACCGCGAGGATTGGCGGACGCTTTGGGCTGCGAACCGATTGCCTGTGGCTTCAACGGCATGGATTATCTTGTCGAAGTAGCGAGTGAGCAGGTGCTGCGCAGCTTGACGCCCAACTTCACCGCGCTCTCGACGCTACCGATGCGAGGCGTCATCGCGACGTGCCGAAGTGAGGCACCGGAGTTTGATTTCATCTCCCGCTTCTTTGCGCCTGCCGCAGGAGTGAATGAAGATCCCGTGACCGGCTCCGCGCACTGCGCTCTCGGCCCATACTGGCAGCCGCAGCTCGGCAAATCAGACTTCACCGCCTACCAAGCCAGCGAACGAGGTGGCGTGGTGAAACTGAGTGTGAATGGTGATCGTGTGCTGTTGCGTGGCCGGGCCATCATGATGAGCCGGGTAGAGCTGATGCATGGAACTCTGCCAACTCGTTGA
- a CDS encoding Gfo/Idh/MocA family oxidoreductase, with product MNTRRHHLKSLAALVAAGRLPSPTLHAQDRPAPSERVTMAVIGTGSQGTQDMRGFLQDERVQVVAVCDVERQSARYNRAFKSDFGREPARLIVDQHYKEASPTKSGSGSFCKAYEDFREVLARDDIDSVLIATPDHWHVPMSILAARAGKHIYCEKPVSLTVREGRKLCDEVAKAGVRFQVGSQQRSDIRFRMACEFVRNGRLGKIQHVTIGLASHNRDNNKSAHLTATEPVPEGLNYDLWLGPCTGDLPFCPARLHSNWRWLWPHGGGNVTDFGAHHLDILQWALGMDGSGPVEIFDPKPEWPAKGGFYQTPELFSFGVRYESGITVTVTDAEKNKSGLVFEGENGKTLTVGRGALQSTPTDLLRDRIRPEEIHLYESKSHSRNLIDCILEKRETICPPEVGHRSATIAHLGNISLRLGRGLRWDPKSESILGDDAEAAAMLARPAREPWQIS from the coding sequence ATGAACACCCGCCGCCATCATTTGAAATCCCTGGCCGCACTCGTCGCTGCCGGGCGCCTCCCCTCGCCAACCTTGCATGCACAAGACCGCCCCGCACCCTCAGAGCGCGTCACGATGGCCGTCATCGGCACGGGCAGCCAGGGCACGCAGGACATGCGGGGCTTCCTCCAAGACGAGCGCGTGCAAGTGGTCGCCGTATGTGATGTGGAAAGGCAGAGCGCACGCTACAATCGCGCCTTCAAATCTGATTTCGGTCGCGAGCCAGCACGCCTCATCGTGGACCAGCACTACAAGGAAGCCTCGCCCACGAAATCAGGCAGCGGCAGCTTTTGCAAAGCCTATGAAGACTTCCGTGAAGTGCTCGCTCGCGATGACATCGACTCCGTCCTCATCGCCACCCCTGACCACTGGCATGTGCCGATGAGCATCCTCGCCGCCAGGGCCGGAAAGCACATCTACTGCGAAAAACCCGTCTCGCTAACCGTGCGGGAAGGCAGAAAGCTCTGTGATGAAGTCGCCAAGGCCGGCGTGCGCTTCCAAGTCGGTTCTCAGCAGCGCAGCGACATCCGATTTCGCATGGCCTGCGAGTTCGTGCGCAATGGTCGCCTGGGCAAGATCCAGCATGTCACCATCGGACTCGCCAGCCACAATCGGGACAACAACAAAAGCGCCCACCTCACCGCCACCGAGCCAGTGCCCGAGGGACTGAACTACGACCTGTGGCTCGGCCCCTGCACGGGCGATCTCCCCTTCTGCCCCGCACGCCTGCACAGCAACTGGCGCTGGCTCTGGCCGCACGGTGGCGGCAATGTGACCGACTTTGGAGCCCACCACCTCGACATCCTGCAATGGGCGCTCGGCATGGACGGCAGCGGCCCCGTGGAGATCTTTGATCCCAAACCCGAATGGCCAGCGAAAGGCGGCTTTTATCAGACCCCGGAACTCTTCTCCTTTGGCGTGCGCTACGAAAGCGGCATCACCGTGACCGTCACCGATGCAGAAAAAAACAAATCTGGACTGGTCTTCGAAGGGGAGAACGGCAAAACCCTCACCGTCGGCCGTGGAGCCCTCCAGAGCACGCCTACCGACCTGCTGCGTGACCGCATCCGCCCAGAGGAGATTCATCTCTACGAGAGTAAAAGTCACTCGCGCAATCTCATCGACTGCATCCTCGAAAAACGGGAAACCATCTGCCCACCCGAAGTCGGCCACCGCAGTGCCACCATCGCGCATCTGGGCAATATCTCCCTGCGACTGGGCCGTGGACTGCGCTGGGATCCAAAGTCCGAGAGCATCCTCGGTGACGACGCCGAAGCGGCCGCCATGCTCGCACGGCCAGCCCGTGAGCCCTGGCAGATTTCATAA
- a CDS encoding Gfo/Idh/MocA family oxidoreductase — MPPVRFALAGFGAWGKFHAQSIAGNPDARLVAITAPSEASREEARKLYPEAQIFADSLEMIAQADFDIIDIATPSHTHREIALAAMQKGKHVLLEKPMAITLEDCKAIVAGARDHGVHLAVGHELRLSSQWGRIKEIIAAGTIGDPQYVLVELLRKPYRTGASGWRYDQNRVGSWVLEEPIHFFDLARWYLEDSGDPVELYAYGNSRDPQRPTLYDNFSAMFKYANGSYAVVSQTLAAFEHHQTVKVSGTKGALWAGWSGALDRTLEPNAFLRVFDGEKLEEVTLTKQSGEVFELREEIAQSIDMVRRGRKPIATGLDGLWSAGLCLVAEESIRQGKPLPVGKMLQF; from the coding sequence ATGCCACCTGTTCGTTTCGCTCTCGCCGGATTCGGCGCTTGGGGAAAATTCCATGCGCAATCCATCGCCGGAAACCCCGATGCCCGCCTTGTCGCCATCACCGCGCCTTCCGAGGCTTCGCGGGAGGAAGCTCGGAAACTCTATCCTGAAGCCCAAATCTTCGCCGACAGCCTCGAAATGATCGCGCAGGCCGATTTCGACATCATCGACATCGCCACGCCGAGTCACACGCATCGCGAAATCGCGCTCGCGGCCATGCAAAAGGGCAAACACGTCCTTCTAGAAAAGCCGATGGCCATCACGCTCGAAGACTGCAAAGCCATCGTAGCTGGCGCACGCGATCACGGCGTGCATCTCGCAGTCGGCCACGAGTTGCGCCTTTCCTCACAGTGGGGCCGCATCAAAGAAATCATCGCCGCAGGCACCATCGGCGATCCGCAATACGTGCTCGTCGAGCTGCTGCGCAAACCCTACCGCACGGGAGCGAGCGGCTGGCGCTATGACCAGAACCGCGTCGGCTCCTGGGTGCTGGAGGAGCCCATTCACTTCTTCGATCTCGCCCGCTGGTATCTCGAAGACAGCGGCGACCCCGTGGAGCTCTACGCCTATGGCAACTCCCGCGATCCGCAGCGCCCCACACTCTACGATAACTTCAGCGCCATGTTCAAATACGCCAATGGCAGCTACGCGGTGGTATCGCAGACTTTGGCCGCCTTTGAGCACCACCAGACCGTCAAGGTCAGCGGCACCAAGGGCGCACTCTGGGCTGGCTGGAGCGGTGCGCTAGATCGCACCCTGGAACCCAACGCGTTTCTCAGAGTCTTCGACGGTGAAAAACTGGAGGAAGTGACGCTCACCAAGCAAAGTGGGGAAGTCTTTGAGCTGCGGGAAGAAATCGCCCAAAGCATCGACATGGTGCGTCGTGGTAGAAAACCCATCGCCACCGGCCTGGATGGCCTCTGGAGCGCCGGACTATGCCTCGTCGCGGAGGAGTCCATCCGCCAAGGCAAACCATTGCCAGTGGGAAAGATGCTACAGTTTTGA